A window from Citrobacter amalonaticus encodes these proteins:
- the yidD gene encoding membrane protein insertion efficiency factor YidD yields MAPPLSPGSRVLIALIRVYQRLISPLLGPHCRFTPTCSSYGIEALRRFGVIKGSWLTVKRVLKCHPLHPGGDDPVPPGPFDTREH; encoded by the coding sequence ATGGCGCCGCCATTGTCGCCTGGCTCGCGGGTCCTGATAGCCCTTATTCGGGTCTATCAACGCCTGATCAGTCCGCTGCTTGGGCCGCATTGCCGTTTCACTCCAACGTGTTCAAGCTACGGAATTGAGGCATTGCGCAGGTTTGGAGTGATAAAAGGCAGTTGGTTGACGGTGAAACGCGTATTAAAATGCCACCCTTTACACCCTGGTGGTGACGATCCCGTCCCGCCCGGACCATTTGATACCAGAGAACACTAA